TGTGATTTATCAACAATACCACAGCCAATGAAATCCCAAACGATCATTTCATATGATTTACAGTATTAAAGTATATGAGAGAATTATTATTCTAAAAAGGTATTGCTAGGAGAAGTTGAGAACTATCAAACTGTAAGTGTCAATAAAGTTACAATTATATACTGACAAATCACACTAATTCATCTGGTCATGGTTTATTAGTTACCAAGCAATATCAATTCTATATAATTCACAGGCGTGTAAATACAAATAAGTATTATCACCTTAATTGAGTAGTTATTCAATATTCATTTTGAGGTACAAAAGAAGTATATGGACTAGAATTAACTAATTATTCATAGAAAGATAATTTGATGCGTGGCTTATAAGTTACTAATAAAACTAAGTGGATTCTCCAACAACAAGCAATTCACTTGTGTTTTGTCATGCTTATATTTAGTTACATCACGTAACCTACAGTAtttcgttgacaaaaaaaaaaacctacagtatttattaaaatataatttctcaGAGCAAAAACACCGTCCATTCTATCACGTTTAATAAGtttctgttttctttatataatattaattttttttttgaatatttataacattaaatttttgGTAAAGCTTATTCGTTGaaataatgtttatatattGATGAGAAAAAGGTGAGATGCTAAAGAATTATGTACATTCATATCATCTCAACCTCCATCTTTTACAAATAGATAACGTGTATCATGTGGATACACATAGTTTACAATATAATATTGTTGCTGGTGAAACCTCGAGAAAACGATTGATTTAACAAAGTTTCGTCGGTTctacatgtttttatttttaacgtgTGAATTAAGTGATGAAGTTAATGTATCTCTGTAGTTCTTAAGCTTTCTTTCTTGATACAGAGATGAAATCATCATATCGTTTTCTATTAAACCTTCGCCTTTTGTGCAgttgtcaacaaaaaaaagtagCTGATCGATCAGTATTGATAAATACATGGCAAATTTTAATATAGATCATTTCATTACAGAACATAAAGAAACATGATGattaattttgtatatcatAACACAAACAACATAATCTTAtgcattttcttttttctaaatgaACTCACAACCTTGATACTTCAGGGACTAGGAGCCTAGAACATTAGGTCTAAAGAGGCCCAATGGGTGCACCGGTAATGAATCAATGGACCATGCTACTGGTAGACTAACATCATTTCTCGGCGACAACGCCAGCAAAAGGGATATTTGGAGTTattgaaaatgaaatatatataacaatctTTCTAGCCCCCAAGAAAAACATGaggcgagagagagagacagtaCAATGTATTAATATTACTCTGCCTTGGTGATTGGAGGTACAGAGAGTTTGGTCTCGAGCATAAACGAGAGATCATGCATCTGTGAGATCAGCTCCTCCGCAACATCACTCTTTGACTTGTGAGATGTTGTTGTGCTTACAAGATCAAGTGTTTGATCTTTACCATCAGGATCACTGGTTCTGAAAACAAAGCGAAAAGAACACAAAAGAGCACAACATGTTAACTATGAAATGAAGATTGCGTACATATATTAGAGAACAAGAAGTTTAGGAGTATATAAGAAACCTCTCTAAGGTGGAGGTTCCAGAAGGCATGGCTTGGCCTCCAGTACTTTCCGGAAAGCAATCAAAAGCAAGGTCACTGCGATGGCTACTATCCCCAAACAAGTTCATTTCCGGATTCAGCTCAGCAGATGAATACACATGGTTCGTGGGAGGCTGCACAGGTGTTTGCAAAACGGTTGAGGATGTGAAAGTATCCCAAGTCCCAAAGAGATCATCTTCTTGACCTTTGCCTATGTCAGATATCACGCCTGCTGTACCAGTATTCTGCATCTCATCTTTGCTCCGCTCATTAACATCGTTCTTAACAAGCGCCAGCCCATCAAATATCTCCTCCTCTTGGGAACTTTCCATGGTTCTTGAAAGCAGATTACTAGGAGTCTTGGAGTTAACTGAGCTTGCAAAATCATTCCAGTCATCGTCACCATCATTATCATCTGTAGGTGTCTGCTCAAGGGCTTTCTTTTCACTGGTTTGCCAAAGATCATCTCCCATCCAATCAATATCCATGGATGAACTTACATTGCCTCCCACAACTTGTCCCTCATGGGAAGTCTGGTCGTTGTTTTGAGTCTTGCCAGTAACATCACCAAACAAATCATCTTGCAGCCAATCACCAGCATTGGAAACATAAGCAGTTGAAGAATCTGCTGGTTTTTcatagaataatttttttccgGAACCAAAGACAGAATCCATATGAGCAGACAGATCAGCCGGAGAACTTACAAACGGATCGCTACTAATCTTTTCCTGGGAGACAGATTGAAAGTCAGAATCCCACGTAGAAGAAGAGGCAACAACCTTGTCATCGAAAGACTTGATCCCAGCATTTGACGATAATGCTGCCTCAAACAAACCAAAATCTTCATCCTCTTTAGAATCACTATTTCTCTGACCATCTCCACCACCCTCGAACAAACCAAGATTAGCATCCGCTTTCAAAGCACTATTTCTCTGAGCGTCTTTACcctgaaacaaaccaaaactcTCATCGTCTCTGAAAGAACTATCTCTCTGAGCATCTTTCCCCTCAAAGAAACCAAAACTCTCAGTGTTTTCAGAAGAACTAGTCCTCTGCTCATCTCTCCCCTCAAACAGGCTAAGGCTTTCACCCTCTTTAACAGGGTGCTGCACATCTTTTTCCTCAAAGAACCCAAAGTTCCCCTGCTCTGCTAAAGAAACACCATCCTGAGCATCTCGTCCCGCAAACAAACTAAGATTCTCATGTTCTCCAGATGTAACAATCTTCTGCGCATCTTTTTCACTCTTCTGTGATTCAGAAACTCCCTGACTCTTTACACCATCATCAAATAAGCTAAGACTACGTGGATCCTTAAAATCATCCTCCTCAGGTTTGCTCTCTACCGTATCCACTTTAGAAAGATCATCAACACTAATCCCTCCTAAATC
This genomic stretch from Raphanus sativus cultivar WK10039 unplaced genomic scaffold, ASM80110v3 Scaffold3544, whole genome shotgun sequence harbors:
- the LOC108811681 gene encoding uncharacterized protein LOC108811681, which encodes MATEISLDLINRLKVSLRNEAKLSSLGDYTDSSTLITLPTAPEAIAELDASAPHLLRCRNCKGKLLRGIESLICVFCGKQQRTSENPPDPIKFTSTCGYKWFLSSLDLDGSEMVEPLKEANGSRMGAKVPVAKGIALSEFLDFGVQWIAREGETLNNGVDDGQSMRKKNRLDLGGISVDDLSKVDTVESKPEEDDFKDPRSLSLFDDGVKSQGVSESQKSEKDAQKIVTSGEHENLSLFAGRDAQDGVSLAEQGNFGFFEEKDVQHPVKEGESLSLFEGRDEQRTSSSENTESFGFFEGKDAQRDSSFRDDESFGLFQGKDAQRNSALKADANLGLFEGGGDGQRNSDSKEDEDFGLFEAALSSNAGIKSFDDKVVASSSTWDSDFQSVSQEKISSDPFVSSPADLSAHMDSVFGSGKKLFYEKPADSSTAYVSNAGDWLQDDLFGDVTGKTQNNDQTSHEGQVVGGNVSSSMDIDWMGDDLWQTSEKKALEQTPTDDNDGDDDWNDFASSVNSKTPSNLLSRTMESSQEEEIFDGLALVKNDVNERSKDEMQNTGTAGVISDIGKGQEDDLFGTWDTFTSSTVLQTPVQPPTNHVYSSAELNPEMNLFGDSSHRSDLAFDCFPESTGGQAMPSGTSTLERTSDPDGKDQTLDLVSTTTSHKSKSDVAEELISQMHDLSFMLETKLSVPPITKAE